In one window of Borrelia anserina Es DNA:
- the psgB gene encoding HemN-related non-iron pseudo-SAM protein PsgB codes for MNFLCLSDLSIYIDLTRCLNYVFFDKILKELSYYLKVLGFSKIKTLYIKYYKYETLEFGNGFDLKYFLISLSENFDFSKLDEFTFELHPGEITPSLLTILNDFSVSRISLDIKSFSSKFLRIMGASRIPMGKLGTAIDNIHRFNFDLNIDLNVNIPYQEKIDLKKDLVSVIACAPGHVCLSEVLIDEGHYIFNNVSFNYDEAKAEDFWFYAVDFLQSNGYMNYEISNFALKGHESKHNLRYWALKPYLGLGLNSVSLLIAAKGDGLEPVIRRDDDFLGNEEASAVFESLSDLDFFICHFITNLGTKTGLDVSVLKRRFIYDQKDFGKFIDYLLSLSKAIVFSNDILYLDGHERFKLNFYLRLIREYLVNTSFKVNFKLL; via the coding sequence GTGAATTTTTTATGTTTATCGGATTTAAGTATTTATATTGATCTTACCAGATGTTTGAACTATGTTTTTTTTGATAAAATATTGAAAGAGTTATCTTATTACCTAAAAGTTTTGGGTTTTTCAAAAATCAAGACTCTTTATATTAAATACTACAAATATGAAACTTTGGAGTTTGGTAATGGATTTGATTTGAAGTATTTTTTGATTTCTCTATCTGAGAATTTTGATTTTAGTAAATTGGATGAGTTTACATTTGAGTTACATCCTGGAGAAATTACACCTTCGCTTTTAACAATTTTAAATGATTTCTCTGTTAGTAGGATTAGTCTTGATATAAAGAGTTTTTCTTCAAAATTTTTAAGGATTATGGGTGCTTCTAGAATACCTATGGGTAAATTGGGTACTGCAATTGATAATATTCATAGGTTTAATTTTGATTTGAATATTGATTTAAATGTTAATATTCCTTATCAAGAAAAAATAGATCTTAAGAAAGATTTGGTAAGTGTAATTGCATGTGCTCCTGGACACGTTTGTCTTTCAGAAGTTCTAATTGATGAGGGGCATTATATTTTTAATAATGTTTCTTTTAACTATGATGAGGCTAAAGCTGAGGATTTTTGGTTTTATGCTGTTGATTTTTTGCAGTCTAATGGCTATATGAATTATGAAATTTCAAATTTTGCTTTAAAGGGGCATGAGAGTAAACATAATTTGCGATATTGGGCACTTAAACCATATTTAGGTCTTGGGCTAAATTCTGTTAGTTTACTTATTGCAGCTAAGGGGGATGGTCTTGAGCCTGTAATAAGGAGAGATGATGATTTTTTAGGTAATGAAGAAGCATCTGCAGTTTTTGAGAGTTTAAGTGATTTAGATTTTTTTATTTGTCATTTTATTACAAACCTTGGTACTAAAACAGGTCTTGATGTCTCTGTTTTGAAGCGTAGATTTATATATGATCAGAAAGATTTTGGTAAGTTTATTGATTATCTTTTGAGTTTAAGTAAAGCAATTGTTTTTAGTAATGATATTCTCTATTTAGATGGGCATGAACGGTTTAAATTAAATTTTTATCTTCGGTTGATTAGAGAATATTTAGTTAATACTTCTTTTAAAGTGAATTTTAAGCTTCTTTAA
- the rpiA gene encoding ribose 5-phosphate isomerase A, with translation MEEQKKLVSQHAIDHYVKSNMHLGIGTGTTIFYAIKYLSEKIKSGKLKGLKLYPTSSNTKYLLERENIKYESKFTKFSKNIDITIDGADEILLENKSLIKGGGAAHLMEKVVAYNSHQLLIIADETKIVQTLGEKVPVPIEIVPNALAFTTANLEKMNFNPVLRTCKSKAGPIITDNNNYILDVKMKIENPKGTEKYFKLIPGIIEIGIFNHQNTKIIYYRNGQIKEA, from the coding sequence ATGGAAGAACAAAAAAAGTTAGTTTCACAACATGCAATTGATCATTACGTAAAAAGCAACATGCACCTTGGAATTGGAACAGGCACAACCATTTTTTATGCAATCAAATATTTAAGCGAAAAAATAAAATCAGGAAAATTAAAAGGACTAAAACTCTATCCAACAAGTAGTAATACAAAATACTTACTTGAAAGAGAAAATATTAAATATGAATCCAAATTTACAAAATTTAGCAAAAATATAGACATCACAATTGATGGAGCTGACGAAATTTTATTAGAAAATAAATCCCTAATCAAAGGTGGTGGTGCAGCTCATTTAATGGAAAAGGTAGTAGCATATAACTCTCATCAATTACTAATCATTGCAGACGAAACAAAAATTGTACAAACTTTAGGAGAAAAAGTACCTGTACCAATTGAAATTGTCCCAAACGCTCTTGCATTTACCACAGCCAATCTAGAAAAAATGAACTTTAACCCTGTTTTAAGGACTTGTAAATCGAAAGCAGGACCAATAATAACTGATAATAATAACTATATCTTAGATGTAAAAATGAAGATTGAAAATCCCAAAGGAACTGAGAAATACTTTAAATTAATTCCAGGAATAATTGAAATTGGTATTTTTAACCATCAAAATACCAAAATTATATACTACCGAAATGGACAGATTAAAGAAGCTTAA
- a CDS encoding DnaJ C-terminal domain-containing protein, whose protein sequence is MSKDYYNTLGIHKNATIEEIKKAYKKLAIKYHPDKNKGNKLAEEKFKEINEAYEVLSSPQKKANYDNFGSANFNNNFNTEPFSKEFKNTGFNHFESFDLFSEIFGESTKGILKDKEITIKISLYEAYMGGTKTILINNEKIEINIPKGTTETTKLKFNGKGNIHPISGKRSNLIIKFEISSYKNFTLKERNIETTINLYPWEIALGSEKILQTIEGKKIKIKIPQNTKNGEILSLKGLGMPALGNSIKGDLRVKLIIEVPKIINDEVKKIYERLKEIYN, encoded by the coding sequence ATGTCTAAAGATTATTACAACACACTTGGAATACATAAAAACGCTACTATAGAAGAAATCAAAAAAGCCTACAAAAAACTAGCCATAAAATATCACCCTGACAAAAATAAAGGAAACAAACTTGCTGAAGAAAAATTTAAAGAAATAAATGAAGCCTATGAAGTACTTTCATCCCCGCAAAAAAAAGCCAATTATGATAATTTTGGAAGTGCAAATTTTAATAATAATTTTAACACAGAACCATTCAGCAAAGAATTTAAGAATACTGGCTTTAACCATTTTGAAAGCTTCGATTTATTCTCTGAGATTTTCGGAGAATCTACAAAAGGAATACTTAAAGATAAAGAAATAACTATTAAAATTTCACTATATGAAGCTTACATGGGAGGAACAAAAACTATACTAATCAACAACGAAAAAATCGAAATTAATATCCCAAAGGGAACAACTGAGACTACTAAACTAAAGTTTAATGGAAAAGGAAACATACATCCGATTTCTGGGAAAAGAAGTAACTTGATTATCAAATTTGAAATATCAAGTTACAAAAATTTCACTTTAAAGGAACGAAATATAGAAACAACAATTAATTTATATCCATGGGAAATAGCTTTAGGTAGTGAAAAAATCCTTCAAACAATAGAAGGCAAAAAAATAAAAATAAAAATTCCACAAAACACAAAAAATGGAGAAATACTCAGTTTAAAAGGCCTTGGAATGCCTGCGCTTGGAAATAGCATTAAAGGAGACCTTAGAGTAAAACTAATAATAGAGGTACCTAAAATTATTAATGATGAAGTAAAAAAGATATACGAAAGGTTAAAAGAAATATATAATTAG
- the gpmA gene encoding 2,3-diphosphoglycerate-dependent phosphoglycerate mutase — protein MYKLVLVRHGESEWNKENFFTGWTDVKLSEKGISEALEGGRVLKQEGYSFDIAFSSVLVRANDTLNIILRKLGQSYIDVEKSWRLNERHYGALQGLNKAEMAEKYGEEQVLLWRRSYDVPPMPLDESDERHPIHDLRYKGIPKSVLPSTECLKDTVARVIPYWTDKIAKAILEGKKVIVVAHGNSLRALVKYLDNMSDDDILKLNIPTGIPLVYELDKDLKPIKHYYLGDEDKIKAAMESVANQGKKNK, from the coding sequence ATGTATAAATTAGTTTTAGTACGGCATGGTGAGAGTGAGTGGAATAAAGAAAATTTTTTTACCGGGTGGACTGATGTTAAACTTTCTGAAAAAGGTATTTCTGAAGCTTTAGAAGGCGGTAGAGTGCTTAAACAAGAAGGTTATTCTTTTGATATTGCCTTTAGTTCAGTTTTAGTAAGAGCTAATGATACTTTGAACATTATTTTGCGTAAATTGGGTCAATCTTATATTGATGTAGAAAAATCTTGGAGACTCAATGAGAGGCATTATGGAGCTTTGCAAGGGTTAAATAAAGCTGAGATGGCTGAAAAATATGGAGAAGAGCAAGTTTTACTGTGGAGACGTAGTTATGATGTCCCTCCTATGCCTTTAGATGAATCTGATGAGCGTCATCCGATTCATGATTTAAGATATAAGGGAATTCCTAAAAGTGTGCTTCCTTCAACAGAATGTTTAAAGGATACTGTTGCAAGAGTTATACCATATTGGACAGATAAAATTGCTAAGGCTATTCTTGAGGGTAAAAAAGTTATTGTTGTTGCTCATGGTAATTCTTTAAGAGCTCTTGTTAAATATCTTGATAACATGAGTGATGATGATATTTTAAAACTCAATATTCCAACTGGCATTCCTTTAGTTTATGAGCTTGATAAAGATTTAAAACCTATTAAACATTACTATTTAGGCGATGAGGATAAGATTAAAGCAGCTATGGAATCTGTTGCTAATCAAGGAAAGAAAAATAAATAA